The genome window GAATATTACCTCCATACATACTCTTGGTGAACTCAAAGCTGCAGGCTACATTTCCCAACCTATTAAAAACGAATTGCGGACCAACCTGCGCAAAAAAATTATGGCAGGCATTCCTGTATTCGAGGGAGTTCATGGTTTTGAAAATACAGTTATTCCTGAATTGGAAAGAGCCATTCTTTCGCGCCATAACATCAATTTGCTTGGTCTACGTGGACAAGCAAAAACTCGTCTTGCTCGCAAAATGGTCGAACTGCTAGATGAATACATCCCGGTGGTAGCAGGTTCCGAAATAAACGATGACCCGCTTAAGCCAATTTCAAGATTTGCAAAGGATTTGATTGCTTCTCAAGGTGACAATACTCCTGTAGAATGGCTTCATCGCAACGACCGCTTCTTCGAGAAATTAGCAACCCCTGATGTAACCGTGGCCGACTTAATTGGAGATGTAGACCCAATTAAGGCTGCTAACCTAAAACTATCCTATGCCGACGATAGGGTAATTCATTTCGGTATGATTCCAAGGGCCAATCGTTGCCTATTCGTTATCAATGAACTCCCCGATTTGCAAGCCCGTATTCAAGTTGCCTTGTTCAATATTTTGCAAGAAGGTGATGTTCAAATTCGTGGCTACAAGGTGCGTTTGCCCCTCGATATTCAGTTTGTATTCACGGCAAACCCTGAAGACTATACCAATCGAGGTAGCATTGTTACCCCACTTAAAGACCGCATTGGTTCGCAAATACTCACCCATTACCCTGAAAGTTTAGAGGTAGCCCGATTAATAACGGAACAGGAAACAAGACTTGATTCGCTTCAATCGGAAATGGTGTATGTTCCTAGTTTAGCCAAAGACTTGCTGGAACAGATTAGTTTTGAAGCCCGCGATAATGAATTTGTTGACAACAAAAGTGGAGTAAGTGCCAGGATGAGCATCACCGCTATGGAAAACCTCATTAGCACTGCCGAAAGAAGAGCGCTGAAAGCTGGTCAGGCAAAAACTACTGTTCGCTTATCTGACTTTATGGGGATTATTCCAGCCATAACAGGCAAAGTTGAATTAGTTTATGAAGGCGAACAGGAAGGGGCAGCAACAGTTGCCATGAACTTAATTTCAGATGCAGTAAAAACACTCTTTCCCGCCTATTTTCCAAAAATTGAAAAACTGGAAAAAGATAAAAAAGCAAGTCCTTATGCTGAGATAGTGGAATATTTCATAAACGAAAGCGGACTAGAAATTATGGACGAAGCCACCGATGAAGAATACCAATCGGAGCTGGATGCTATAGGGCCTTTGAATGCATTAGTGGAAAAATACCAATCCGATTTTCCAAAAGAGGATATCTATTTCTTAAAAGAATTTCTCCTTTGGGGATTGGTTGAATATAAAAAACTAAGCAAAGACCGCTTCACTGAAGGTTTTCAATTCAGCGACTTATTTGGTAATTATGTCAATAAATCCTTGAAGAATTAGTATAAACACAGGTATAGAAAAGATGAAACATTACCCTTTTCGGAGTGGGAAAAATGTCATTTAAACAAGTTCCTTTTATAAGAACATTGGCATCTGTGGTTACAAATGAAGTTTGAGCCTAAAAGAGCAATTACAGAATTACTTTCGGAATTTGAAAACAATAATCGTTTTGAAATCTTTGTATTTGAAGTATTGGCAAGTCATAATAGATTTCTAATGCAGAATTTATGTTGAATGCGACGGTAATTGGGGCTTGCACCCCGGGCAACGATAGAAACGGAAAGCCCGCAAGGATGGACGAAGAGTAACGGAGGACAGCCGCGGACTTGGAGTGGATAGCGTGACCATACCGCACTTGCAGGAGCCTGGGATTTTTACCCAAGATTGTTGGTGCGGTATGGGGCCCGCCTAATCCTAAACATACTACTAGTAGACCGGGATTAGAAAAATGGGCATGTTTATTTCGCTTTAAATGGCACTCTAATCCATCTTAGAGGTACGACAGATAGCTTGTGCAGAACTTAGATTTTTTTTGTGGACAATAATTTAAAATCGTACACGTTTGGTTGCCTCATTTTTATTTAATTTGCCGTGGTGAAATTCTTCTTCTCTAAACCTATATTCTTATTCTTTGTTTCCTTATTTCTATTAGGACAAAATTCCTATGCTCAACTAGGAGGAAACAACGTATATGAAGTTCTTAACTTTACGGTTCCTGCTCGTATTGCAGCCCTTGGAGGACATGCTATTGGTATAAGGGATAAGGATTTGAATTTGGTTTCGGAAAATCCTGCTGCATTATCCGATGAAATGCATAATTCCTTGACAGTCAATTATGTGAATTATTTTGCCGGAATAAATTATGGATACATCGCTTATGCCCGAAGTTTAAAAAAGCATGGAAATTGGGGTGCATCCATACTTTATAACAATTTCGGCAAGTTTACCCGTACCGATGAAATGGGAAATGTGCTGGGTGAGTTTCATGCATCGGATTATGTGTTAGGAGGAACCTACAGCCGCAGTTTTGACTCGGTATTTCACATGGGTGCGACTGTTAAATTATTGTTTTCTCAGTACGACACCTACAACTCCTTTGGATTCGCATTGGATTATGCTGCAACCTATCAAAGCAAAAATAAAAGTACTGTTGTTACTGCCCTTATTCGAAACATGGGGGCAAATTTGAAGGCCTATAACAAAGGTCAAGGAGGACCAATTCCCTTTGAAATTCAATTGGGCGTATCTCATCGATTTAAGTACGTTCCCTTGCGTGTTTCTATGGTTGTAACTAATCTCAACAGACCCAATTTAGTGCCCGATAACCCTAATGCTGTTCAGCAAACCGATCCCTTAACCGGTGAAGTAATTGATACAAAGCCAAAGATTGGCGACAAAATCATGAGACATTTCGTCTTTGGTGCTGAACTTATTCCATTTAAATCCTTGTTCCTAAGAGTAGGTTATAATTATCAGCGCAGACAAGAAATGAAAGTTTCTACACGTGCTGCAATGGTAGGTTTTTCCTATGGATTTGGTATACGTATCTCTAAATTTGAAATTAGTTACGCAAGAGCTTCCTATTCTTTGGCAGGTGGTACTAATCATATAACCATCAGCACTAATATCGACGCATTTAAAAGTAAAAAGAAAAATACA of Bacteroidia bacterium contains these proteins:
- the porQ gene encoding type IX secretion system protein PorQ: MKFFFSKPIFLFFVSLFLLGQNSYAQLGGNNVYEVLNFTVPARIAALGGHAIGIRDKDLNLVSENPAALSDEMHNSLTVNYVNYFAGINYGYIAYARSLKKHGNWGASILYNNFGKFTRTDEMGNVLGEFHASDYVLGGTYSRSFDSVFHMGATVKLLFSQYDTYNSFGFALDYAATYQSKNKSTVVTALIRNMGANLKAYNKGQGGPIPFEIQLGVSHRFKYVPLRVSMVVTNLNRPNLVPDNPNAVQQTDPLTGEVIDTKPKIGDKIMRHFVFGAELIPFKSLFLRVGYNYQRRQEMKVSTRAAMVGFSYGFGIRISKFEISYARASYSLAGGTNHITISTNIDAFKSKKKNTSSTQDEKNNHSN
- a CDS encoding magnesium chelatase, which encodes MNITSIHTLGELKAAGYISQPIKNELRTNLRKKIMAGIPVFEGVHGFENTVIPELERAILSRHNINLLGLRGQAKTRLARKMVELLDEYIPVVAGSEINDDPLKPISRFAKDLIASQGDNTPVEWLHRNDRFFEKLATPDVTVADLIGDVDPIKAANLKLSYADDRVIHFGMIPRANRCLFVINELPDLQARIQVALFNILQEGDVQIRGYKVRLPLDIQFVFTANPEDYTNRGSIVTPLKDRIGSQILTHYPESLEVARLITEQETRLDSLQSEMVYVPSLAKDLLEQISFEARDNEFVDNKSGVSARMSITAMENLISTAERRALKAGQAKTTVRLSDFMGIIPAITGKVELVYEGEQEGAATVAMNLISDAVKTLFPAYFPKIEKLEKDKKASPYAEIVEYFINESGLEIMDEATDEEYQSELDAIGPLNALVEKYQSDFPKEDIYFLKEFLLWGLVEYKKLSKDRFTEGFQFSDLFGNYVNKSLKN